In Methanococcoides sp. LMO-2, a single window of DNA contains:
- a CDS encoding site-2 protease family protein, with protein sequence MIETRILMAFFLLYWVIVSILDKKGILERYNISTYGPVLMIRTVRGQKLLDFLAKPKSAWKLFANVGIVLMFIGMFAMFLVIVVSDVAMLSSIGDNTLPEPGKFNEARNIFLIPGVNEFIPLSWGVIALLVTLVVHEFSHAILCKVEGIRVKSMGILLAIVPIGGFAEPDEEELFGVKADNKDQEVGSTEGPIERKILGLEKEPDKSKMATREQRARILAAGVMSNFVVAAIALILLFGPVLGAIAPLSDAMVVNVTSDSPADFAGIQDNMVITQIDDTPIEKANDILLYVSSVEPGTVVQVYAAKDSVVSVYDVQVGEDTVEDVKGIYVNDVVPDSPAEAVGIEQGMMIIKIDGTQINSSDDFVLFMNSTKVGQTILVETVMVDGPKGNGSSAFYEVELVSHPDGATEKGFLGVYYGSNGLNITPLGITVGEFPAKAYLEALRSIPSMMTGFVGWIILLGLPIVGFAGEGFPGFSGTLAQFYHPVGWGEPLGIGVFWIANALLWIGWLNFYVGLFNCLPAVPLDGGHVFKDYLRSFVGRIVPDEERAANISAAIAATFTFVILISFLFMIFGPYIVHGF encoded by the coding sequence TTGATAGAAACCAGAATTTTAATGGCATTCTTCCTTTTGTACTGGGTCATCGTATCGATCCTCGACAAAAAGGGCATACTTGAGCGATACAACATCTCTACCTATGGCCCTGTTCTTATGATAAGGACTGTCAGGGGGCAGAAACTCCTGGACTTCCTTGCAAAGCCTAAAAGTGCATGGAAATTATTTGCAAACGTCGGGATAGTGTTGATGTTCATTGGAATGTTTGCCATGTTCCTTGTCATAGTGGTATCGGATGTCGCCATGCTTTCATCCATAGGGGACAATACGCTACCTGAGCCCGGGAAGTTCAATGAGGCAAGGAACATTTTCCTGATCCCTGGTGTTAATGAGTTCATACCTCTTTCCTGGGGTGTGATAGCTCTTCTTGTCACGCTTGTGGTACATGAGTTCTCACACGCCATATTGTGTAAAGTAGAAGGCATCAGGGTAAAATCCATGGGTATCCTGCTGGCAATTGTTCCGATCGGCGGCTTCGCTGAACCGGATGAGGAAGAACTTTTCGGAGTAAAGGCGGATAACAAGGATCAGGAGGTAGGCTCCACTGAAGGACCTATTGAAAGGAAGATCCTTGGCCTGGAAAAGGAACCCGATAAAAGTAAGATGGCTACAAGGGAGCAGAGGGCAAGGATCCTGGCCGCAGGCGTCATGTCCAATTTCGTGGTCGCAGCCATTGCTTTAATACTGCTGTTCGGTCCTGTGCTTGGTGCGATAGCACCTCTTAGTGATGCCATGGTAGTCAATGTTACTTCTGACTCTCCGGCAGATTTCGCGGGAATTCAGGACAATATGGTCATTACGCAGATCGATGATACTCCAATTGAAAAAGCAAACGATATCCTGTTATACGTTAGTAGTGTTGAACCGGGTACTGTTGTACAGGTATATGCAGCCAAAGATAGTGTTGTATCGGTCTATGATGTTCAGGTCGGGGAAGATACTGTTGAAGACGTTAAAGGTATCTATGTGAATGATGTTGTTCCTGATTCACCTGCTGAAGCAGTGGGAATTGAACAGGGAATGATGATCATCAAAATTGATGGTACCCAAATAAATTCATCAGATGACTTTGTACTTTTCATGAACTCGACCAAAGTGGGTCAGACCATACTTGTGGAAACAGTTATGGTCGATGGTCCGAAAGGAAATGGATCGTCTGCTTTCTATGAAGTAGAACTGGTTTCCCATCCTGACGGTGCCACCGAAAAAGGTTTCCTTGGCGTTTATTATGGTTCCAACGGACTTAATATCACACCTCTTGGTATTACCGTAGGTGAGTTCCCCGCAAAGGCATACCTTGAAGCCCTGCGTTCAATACCTTCAATGATGACCGGTTTTGTCGGCTGGATTATTCTTCTGGGACTTCCGATCGTTGGATTTGCAGGAGAAGGTTTCCCTGGATTTAGTGGCACACTTGCGCAGTTCTACCATCCTGTAGGATGGGGTGAGCCACTTGGTATAGGTGTTTTCTGGATCGCAAATGCTCTGCTATGGATAGGTTGGCTCAACTTCTATGTAGGCCTGTTCAATTGTCTCCCGGCAGTACCACTTGACGGAGGACACGTATTCAAGGACTATCTGCGTTCGTTTGTCGGCAGGATCGTACCGGATGAGGAAAGGGCAGCAAATATCTCAGCAGCTATTGCAGCAACTTTCACATTTGTGATCCTTATATCCTTCCTGTTCATGATATTCGGTCCATACATTGTGCATGGCTTCTGA
- a CDS encoding ester cyclase: protein MMTATIPENDPSFDPRSIEERNKELVLGISDQGWHPKQLTDKCSPDYQIHFGGEDLDLDSLMEFMESIHKALPDLQFIINDVIAEGDRVVTRWTASGTHLADFQGVPPTRKPVRFTGITITRIEDGLIAEDWEEVDQLNFAQQFGAFSSDMF from the coding sequence ATGATGACGGCAACTATACCTGAGAACGATCCATCCTTCGATCCTCGCAGTATTGAAGAAAGGAACAAAGAACTGGTTTTGGGAATTTCAGATCAGGGTTGGCATCCAAAACAACTGACTGATAAATGCAGCCCGGACTACCAGATACATTTTGGTGGCGAAGACCTGGACCTTGATTCTCTTATGGAATTTATGGAATCAATTCATAAAGCGCTTCCTGATCTGCAGTTTATTATCAATGACGTAATTGCTGAAGGTGACCGGGTTGTGACCAGATGGACTGCCAGCGGTACACATCTTGCTGACTTCCAGGGGGTACCCCCCACACGCAAGCCGGTGCGGTTTACCGGTATTACCATTACGCGTATAGAGGATGGCCTGATCGCTGAGGACTGGGAAGAGGTGGACCAGTTGAACTTTGCCCAGCAATTCGGTGCTTTCTCATCTGATATGTTCTGA
- a CDS encoding fumarate hydratase: MTGNITYDAVVEATFNIIKEAETILPEDVVKALETAKENESSDVARSQIEAILKNIEIAGNNTIPLCQDTGILIFYVEIGRELNIDFDIKGAILEATRTATQQVPLRPNAVDPITRSNSSDNTGEGLPDIKYDFVVGNQLKITVAPKGAGSENMSTLKMMNPTELGSIEDLIVETVLNAGGRPCPPVIVGVGIGGSFDKAARLAKSSLLRDVDDMNDDEKKILARINSLGIGPMGLGGDTTALAVHVGKSYCHTASLPVAINIQCWANRHASVILGGEE; encoded by the coding sequence TTGACCGGCAATATAACTTATGATGCTGTAGTTGAAGCCACTTTTAACATAATAAAGGAAGCTGAGACCATCCTTCCTGAAGATGTAGTAAAGGCTCTTGAAACAGCAAAAGAGAACGAATCGAGCGATGTTGCAAGATCGCAGATAGAAGCGATCCTTAAGAACATTGAGATCGCAGGGAACAATACCATACCACTTTGTCAGGATACAGGCATCCTCATATTCTACGTAGAGATCGGCAGGGAACTTAACATCGACTTTGATATTAAGGGAGCTATACTGGAAGCCACAAGAACAGCAACCCAACAGGTGCCTTTGCGGCCAAATGCCGTTGACCCGATCACCCGAAGCAACAGCAGCGATAATACAGGCGAGGGACTTCCGGATATCAAATACGACTTCGTGGTAGGCAACCAGCTGAAGATAACTGTGGCTCCAAAGGGTGCAGGTTCAGAGAACATGAGCACATTGAAAATGATGAACCCGACTGAACTTGGGAGCATTGAAGATCTCATCGTCGAGACCGTGCTCAACGCCGGAGGAAGACCATGCCCACCTGTTATCGTAGGTGTTGGAATAGGAGGTTCTTTCGACAAAGCAGCAAGGCTTGCAAAATCCTCACTTTTACGAGATGTGGATGACATGAACGATGACGAGAAGAAGATCCTTGCCAGGATCAATTCGCTTGGCATCGGACCAATGGGGCTTGGCGGAGATACCACTGCCCTTGCAGTTCACGTTGGAAAATCCTACTGCCATACAGCATCCCTGCCTGTGGCCATCAATATCCAATGCTGGGCAAACCGGCATGCTTCAGTGATCCTTGGAGGTGAGGAATAA
- a CDS encoding FumA C-terminus/TtdB family hydratase beta subunit translates to MEYHLETPLKEEDVEQLNAGDIVYISGIVLTARDEAHARILEMHEEGHELPFDLEGAAIYHCGPLMQKKEAEDGGEEWTVVAAGPTTSDRMSKMTPELLKHYNVRALIGKGGMNNVAESLKGKCIYLAYTGGCAALAAGSIKRVPKVHWFDLGMPEAVWELEVDEFGPLIVGIDTKANDLFTSIKEKARESFSKK, encoded by the coding sequence ATGGAATATCATCTGGAGACACCTCTTAAGGAAGAAGACGTCGAACAGCTCAATGCCGGAGATATCGTTTACATCAGCGGCATTGTCCTGACAGCACGTGATGAAGCACATGCACGTATACTTGAAATGCACGAGGAAGGCCATGAGCTGCCATTCGATCTTGAAGGAGCAGCCATCTACCACTGCGGACCCCTGATGCAGAAGAAAGAAGCAGAGGACGGAGGCGAAGAATGGACCGTCGTTGCAGCCGGACCCACTACAAGTGACAGGATGTCAAAAATGACGCCCGAGCTGCTCAAGCACTACAATGTCCGCGCTCTTATCGGAAAAGGCGGAATGAACAATGTGGCTGAAAGCCTGAAAGGGAAATGCATTTACCTTGCATATACGGGCGGTTGCGCAGCTCTTGCAGCAGGTTCCATAAAAAGGGTCCCAAAAGTTCACTGGTTTGACCTTGGAATGCCGGAAGCTGTATGGGAACTTGAGGTCGATGAATTCGGTCCGCTCATTGTTGGCATTGATACTAAGGCAAATGACCTGTTCACTTCTATAAAAGAAAAAGCAAGAGAGTCCTTCTCAAAGAAGTGA
- a CDS encoding type II secretion system F family protein: MKDRENTGTDEVDENIEMTTSDEVIESVGTADSDDIVESVDTADSDDIVESVDTADTADTADSADSGDIVESVDTADSDEFTESNDIADPDNLEGSIEVSESNEFAEVGESQIAETIALDANGDPILIHEAEIPRMSEEELEKIEQYVINIRLGESRKNVRVKEFLSDPKGALYRYPYYAMFFSGPLALLFLALGLSMTWGTPAIDHVILFSVWLFIIPPAITYHRKHKFIGKVEEYMPNFLRDIAEMSRAGLTLPAALGTVAKGEYGAMTGEIKKMDGSVSWGISFEETIEYFAKRMNTPLISRSVALITQASRAGGRVSFVLEAAARDASELKVLEKERRGNMAVYVVISYIAFFVFIFVILMLSTRFVPVMFEASQAVAGSSAGGSFIGSFDPDNFIRVLYHASVIQGFMSGLVAGQLGESRISAGLKHSFILTFIAWVSFLIL; encoded by the coding sequence ATGAAGGATAGAGAGAATACTGGAACTGATGAGGTTGATGAGAATATTGAGATGACCACATCAGATGAAGTTATTGAATCTGTTGGCACTGCTGATTCCGATGACATTGTTGAATCTGTTGATACTGCTGATTCCGATGACATTGTTGAATCTGTTGATACTGCTGATACTGCTGATACTGCTGATTCTGCTGATTCTGGTGACATTGTTGAATCTGTTGATACTGCTGATTCCGATGAATTTACTGAATCTAATGATATTGCTGATCCTGATAACCTTGAAGGCAGCATTGAAGTTTCTGAATCCAACGAGTTTGCTGAAGTCGGTGAAAGTCAAATTGCTGAGACCATTGCATTGGATGCGAACGGCGATCCGATTTTGATCCATGAGGCTGAGATACCTCGAATGAGTGAGGAGGAACTTGAGAAGATCGAGCAGTATGTCATCAATATTAGGCTTGGGGAATCGAGGAAGAATGTTCGTGTGAAGGAATTCCTGAGTGACCCCAAAGGTGCACTTTACAGGTATCCTTATTATGCTATGTTCTTCAGTGGCCCTCTTGCCCTGTTGTTCCTGGCACTGGGTCTGTCGATGACATGGGGAACACCTGCTATTGATCATGTAATCCTATTTTCCGTCTGGCTGTTTATCATACCGCCGGCAATAACCTATCATAGGAAGCACAAATTCATCGGCAAGGTCGAAGAGTACATGCCAAACTTCCTGCGTGATATTGCAGAGATGAGCAGGGCAGGTCTTACTCTCCCGGCAGCACTGGGTACTGTGGCAAAAGGTGAATATGGTGCAATGACGGGTGAGATCAAGAAAATGGATGGTTCGGTTTCCTGGGGTATCTCCTTTGAAGAGACCATCGAATACTTCGCAAAGAGAATGAACACTCCGCTCATATCACGTTCAGTAGCTCTTATTACACAGGCAAGCCGCGCAGGAGGTCGTGTGTCTTTCGTGCTCGAAGCCGCTGCAAGGGATGCAAGTGAACTAAAGGTACTTGAGAAGGAACGCCGTGGTAACATGGCAGTTTATGTAGTTATCAGCTACATTGCTTTCTTTGTGTTCATCTTTGTAATATTGATGCTATCCACACGGTTTGTTCCGGTAATGTTCGAAGCAAGTCAGGCAGTAGCAGGATCTTCTGCAGGAGGTAGCTTTATTGGCTCTTTCGATCCTGATAACTTTATTCGTGTACTTTACCATGCATCTGTAATACAGGGATTCATGAGTGGTCTTGTTGCAGGGCAATTGGGAGAGAGTCGAATATCTGCAGGTCTGAAACACTCGTTCATACTGACATTCATCGCCTGGGTAAGTTTCCTTATACTTTGA
- a CDS encoding type II secretion system F family protein — MDNSYFSIAFAIFGKYYVNKRSKYFSLRQNLMKARINVGYDMYLSGVLLTAILTTLLLSILVNVLLAIIPIPDISGIALGFPVWTAKYAAYKLLAIRLIGGIGFAVLCFSSVYYFGMFYPNIVAGDRKRKIEQILPYGINYMSALSGAGVLPVDLFRSLAANEIYGEVAVEARYLVRDLEVLGDNLVTAMKNLATHTPSPMMQEFLQGAITVVTSGGDLEPYFKIKADQYLIDNRQKQKEFLETLGLMGETYVTAFVAGPLFLIVVISIVALMGGADMMFLYLMVYGLIPIGTLMFLVLISSMTPEE; from the coding sequence ATGGATAATTCATACTTTAGCATTGCATTTGCCATTTTTGGCAAATACTATGTGAACAAAAGGTCTAAGTATTTTTCACTCAGGCAGAACCTGATGAAGGCCAGGATCAACGTCGGATATGACATGTATCTCTCAGGTGTCCTTTTAACGGCTATCCTGACTACGTTACTATTGTCTATCCTGGTCAATGTCCTTCTGGCAATTATTCCGATCCCTGATATTTCTGGAATTGCACTTGGTTTCCCTGTGTGGACCGCAAAATATGCTGCTTACAAACTTCTTGCTATCCGCCTGATCGGTGGTATTGGATTTGCAGTTCTCTGTTTTAGCAGTGTATATTATTTTGGGATGTTCTATCCCAATATTGTGGCAGGTGACAGGAAACGTAAGATCGAACAGATCCTTCCATATGGTATCAACTACATGTCTGCCCTTTCAGGAGCAGGTGTCCTTCCGGTAGATCTGTTCCGTTCTCTTGCAGCCAATGAGATATATGGTGAGGTTGCTGTGGAGGCAAGATATCTAGTACGTGATCTTGAGGTATTGGGTGATAATCTCGTGACTGCAATGAAAAATCTTGCAACACATACACCTTCTCCAATGATGCAGGAATTCCTGCAGGGTGCGATCACTGTTGTAACATCCGGTGGTGACCTGGAACCTTATTTCAAGATCAAGGCCGATCAGTATCTTATCGATAACAGGCAGAAGCAAAAGGAATTCCTTGAAACACTTGGCCTGATGGGTGAGACCTATGTTACTGCATTTGTCGCAGGTCCTCTTTTCCTGATTGTTGTAATATCCATCGTAGCACTGATGGGTGGAGCAGATATGATGTTCCTTTATCTGATGGTATATGGTCTGATCCCAATTGGAACTCTTATGTTCCTGGTTCTTATCAGTTCAATGACGCCGGAGGAGTGA
- a CDS encoding type II/IV secretion system ATPase subunit: protein MVENLNPQSAEKKDELESVEEGIIDIVDIVEDDPLSEELLADDPDVLDEVLEVTSTDENNGETDNVGDLEVPSPEGDDESEEEGQLPEEIESLWEKTLKEISEEVVEEDEDIDEYEETPMFIFKKEPFHKRVINAFKPNEYEVEEYDLSIHGPLVDTTLDEESGYNEIEFFEPNPPYCYVRVSYNPDLHEYQYQVIEPEFEEEELKLFRMIKERIAEVLHAHLKSMTRDVAEEYLRENVNKFLVDYRIRLTTLTREKIMYFIVRDYLGYGPIDAMMRDPLIEDISCDGPDTPVYIYHKTFESIPSNVIFPTDDDLDPLSIRLAQICGKHISIANPLLDATLPDGSRIQLTLGREITTRGSTFTIRRFNEDPITPTDLINYHTFSTAMLAYMWLAVDSSKSVIFSGGTASGKTSAMNAISIFIQPEMKIVSIEDTRELNLDHPNWIPGVTRESFSGESKGSIEMYELLRASLRQRPEYILVGEVRGAEAYVLFQAMSTGHTTFSTLHADSVQSLVHRLENPPINIPRIMIQALDIVSLQTQVKIGEDRVRRCKALTEIVGVDPRTGELLTNEVFSWNASKDLFQYSGRSYVIEGVMEARGWSEAQVREELQQRQDVIEWARSKNITNYKDFSKIVVAYKREPETLLKVIRQDLNG, encoded by the coding sequence ATGGTTGAAAATTTGAATCCTCAAAGTGCCGAGAAGAAAGACGAACTAGAGTCTGTGGAAGAAGGCATAATTGACATAGTAGATATAGTTGAAGATGATCCGCTTTCGGAAGAACTTCTCGCAGATGATCCTGACGTTCTGGATGAGGTTCTGGAAGTCACATCCACCGATGAAAACAATGGTGAGACGGACAATGTTGGGGATCTTGAGGTTCCTTCACCTGAGGGAGATGATGAAAGTGAGGAAGAGGGTCAATTGCCAGAGGAGATCGAATCCCTGTGGGAAAAGACATTAAAAGAGATCTCAGAAGAAGTGGTGGAAGAGGATGAGGATATCGATGAGTATGAAGAGACTCCTATGTTCATCTTCAAGAAAGAACCTTTCCATAAAAGGGTAATTAATGCTTTTAAGCCAAATGAATATGAGGTGGAAGAATACGATCTGTCTATCCATGGTCCTCTTGTAGATACTACGCTTGACGAGGAGTCTGGCTATAATGAGATCGAGTTCTTTGAGCCCAATCCTCCTTATTGCTATGTCCGTGTTTCCTACAACCCTGATCTCCATGAGTATCAATACCAGGTAATTGAACCTGAGTTCGAAGAAGAAGAGCTCAAACTTTTCAGGATGATCAAGGAACGCATAGCTGAAGTTCTTCATGCGCACCTGAAAAGTATGACACGAGATGTGGCAGAAGAATACTTGCGTGAGAACGTCAACAAATTCCTCGTTGATTACAGGATAAGGCTCACTACGCTTACTCGTGAAAAGATCATGTACTTCATCGTTCGTGATTATCTCGGATATGGTCCGATCGATGCCATGATGCGTGATCCTCTGATCGAGGATATCTCATGTGATGGTCCTGATACGCCGGTTTACATATACCACAAGACATTCGAATCCATTCCTTCGAATGTGATATTCCCAACGGATGATGATCTGGACCCACTGTCCATCAGGCTCGCCCAGATATGTGGAAAACATATCTCCATAGCGAACCCATTGCTTGATGCGACATTGCCGGATGGTTCCCGTATCCAGCTGACGCTTGGAAGGGAGATCACTACAAGGGGTAGTACTTTTACCATACGAAGGTTCAACGAGGATCCGATTACACCTACGGACCTTATCAATTATCATACGTTCTCTACCGCAATGCTGGCATACATGTGGCTTGCAGTTGATTCCAGCAAGAGTGTTATTTTCTCAGGAGGTACTGCTTCAGGAAAGACCTCTGCTATGAACGCAATTTCTATATTCATCCAGCCGGAAATGAAGATCGTTTCCATTGAAGATACAAGGGAATTGAACCTTGATCACCCCAACTGGATCCCTGGTGTGACCCGTGAATCATTTAGCGGGGAGTCCAAAGGTTCCATTGAGATGTACGAATTGTTGAGGGCATCACTCAGGCAGCGTCCTGAATATATCCTTGTGGGTGAAGTAAGAGGTGCTGAAGCCTATGTACTTTTCCAGGCAATGTCAACAGGACACACAACGTTCTCCACATTGCATGCTGACTCCGTGCAGTCTCTTGTACACAGGCTTGAGAACCCACCTATCAATATTCCAAGGATCATGATACAGGCACTTGACATTGTATCCCTGCAGACCCAGGTAAAGATCGGGGAAGATAGGGTAAGGCGGTGCAAAGCGCTTACAGAGATCGTTGGTGTTGATCCAAGGACCGGTGAGTTGCTGACCAACGAGGTATTCTCGTGGAATGCTTCAAAGGACCTGTTCCAGTACTCTGGTCGTTCCTATGTCATTGAGGGCGTAATGGAAGCGAGAGGCTGGAGTGAAGCTCAGGTAAGAGAGGAGTTACAACAGCGCCAGGATGTCATTGAGTGGGCACGCTCAAAGAACATCACGAACTACAAGGACTTCTCCAAGATCGTGGTTGCGTACAAACGTGAACCGGAAACATTACTGAAAGTTATAAGGCAGGATCTGAATGGATAA
- a CDS encoding AMP phosphorylase, producing MQLKVQPIDIKVGKYKVILNTIDAKELGVNEGDRVRIKNHETLTAIVDFTEDMISPGMIGLYHEVKEAMQREWTETIEVFPAERPRSTYIIKKVMDGNKLTQEEVEILVKDIVEENLSEIELAAFLTSTYINDMTDDETEWLTRSMIETGDKLEFDSQVIMDKHSIGGVPGNKISLLIVPIVAANGLIIPKTSSRAITGAGGTADLMEILAPVEFDADEIKRMTEEVGGVLVWGGATNIAPADDKLIKVEYPLSIDPHCQMLASIMAKKGAIGATHVVMDIPTGPGTKIKNVQEGRKLARDLINLGDRLGMDVDCALTYGASPVGRTIGPALEVIEALKVLENFDGPNSLIEKSASLAGMLLEMGGVAMKNQGYDLAIETLKNGKALEKFKQIIEVQGGNPNVTHKDISVGEFNKDIIAPTNGYILELDNKRLVQIARLAGAPNDKGAGLVLHKKQGEPIKEGEKILTIYAEKEGKMDTAFQSANTRPPFIAEGMLLERIQSFKEI from the coding sequence ATGCAACTAAAAGTACAACCTATTGATATCAAGGTCGGTAAATACAAAGTTATCCTGAATACCATCGATGCAAAGGAACTCGGCGTAAATGAAGGAGACCGTGTCCGAATAAAGAATCATGAAACACTTACTGCTATCGTGGATTTTACCGAGGATATGATTTCACCGGGAATGATCGGCCTTTACCATGAGGTAAAAGAGGCAATGCAAAGGGAATGGACCGAGACCATCGAGGTATTTCCTGCAGAAAGGCCAAGATCAACATATATAATCAAAAAGGTCATGGACGGCAACAAGCTTACCCAGGAAGAAGTCGAGATACTTGTGAAGGATATTGTAGAGGAGAACCTCAGTGAGATCGAACTTGCAGCTTTCCTTACTTCAACATATATCAACGACATGACAGATGATGAGACTGAATGGCTTACGAGATCCATGATCGAGACAGGAGACAAACTTGAGTTCGACTCACAGGTCATCATGGACAAACATTCCATAGGTGGCGTACCCGGAAACAAGATCTCACTGCTGATCGTACCGATAGTTGCAGCCAACGGACTGATAATACCAAAGACCAGCTCAAGAGCAATAACGGGTGCCGGTGGAACTGCTGACCTGATGGAAATACTTGCACCTGTAGAGTTCGATGCGGATGAGATCAAGAGGATGACGGAAGAAGTAGGAGGAGTACTTGTATGGGGAGGAGCAACAAACATTGCACCTGCTGATGACAAGCTCATTAAGGTCGAATACCCGCTTTCCATTGACCCTCACTGCCAGATGCTGGCTTCCATTATGGCTAAAAAAGGCGCCATTGGTGCTACCCACGTCGTCATGGACATACCTACCGGTCCCGGCACAAAGATAAAGAACGTCCAGGAAGGAAGAAAGCTTGCAAGGGACCTGATCAACCTTGGAGACAGGCTCGGAATGGATGTGGACTGTGCTCTGACCTATGGAGCATCACCGGTAGGACGCACAATTGGTCCTGCTCTTGAGGTTATCGAGGCCCTGAAGGTCCTTGAGAACTTTGATGGCCCTAACAGTCTTATCGAAAAGAGTGCATCCCTTGCAGGAATGCTCCTCGAGATGGGAGGAGTAGCCATGAAGAACCAGGGATACGACCTTGCTATCGAGACCCTGAAGAACGGAAAAGCACTTGAAAAGTTCAAGCAGATCATCGAGGTACAGGGCGGAAACCCAAACGTTACTCACAAGGACATCTCTGTGGGCGAATTTAACAAAGACATCATTGCACCAACCAACGGATATATCCTGGAACTTGACAACAAGAGACTCGTCCAGATCGCAAGGCTTGCCGGTGCTCCAAATGACAAAGGAGCGGGACTTGTACTGCACAAAAAGCAGGGCGAACCGATCAAAGAAGGAGAGAAGATCCTGACTATCTACGCAGAGAAAGAGGGTAAAATGGACACTGCTTTCCAGAGTGCAAATACAAGACCACCATTCATAGCAGAAGGAATGCTCCTGGAACGCATCCAGAGCTTCAAGGAGATATGA
- a CDS encoding tRNA (cytidine(56)-2'-O)-methyltransferase has protein sequence MPRVVILRLGHRPERDKRITTHVGLTARALGAEGMLLASNDKGIKNAIEDVADRWGGNFYVENDVSWKGEIKKWKEQGGKVCHLSMYGINLPDATEEIKGCEKLMIVVGAEKVPSEIYDLADWNVAVGNQPHSEVAAVALTMDRIAQEEPLKKEFGDAELTIVPMECGKRVIDNKKKE, from the coding sequence ATGCCAAGAGTGGTAATACTCCGCCTGGGACACCGTCCAGAGAGAGATAAGAGAATAACAACTCACGTAGGACTGACCGCCCGGGCACTTGGTGCAGAGGGAATGCTCCTTGCATCCAACGATAAAGGCATCAAGAATGCTATCGAAGATGTTGCCGATCGCTGGGGAGGAAACTTTTACGTTGAGAACGATGTCAGCTGGAAGGGCGAGATCAAAAAATGGAAAGAACAGGGAGGCAAGGTCTGCCACCTTTCCATGTATGGAATAAATCTTCCCGATGCAACCGAGGAGATCAAAGGCTGCGAGAAATTAATGATCGTAGTTGGTGCTGAGAAAGTGCCTTCTGAAATATATGATCTGGCCGACTGGAACGTTGCTGTTGGAAACCAACCTCACTCAGAAGTAGCTGCAGTTGCCCTTACTATGGACAGGATCGCACAGGAAGAACCACTCAAGAAGGAGTTCGGTGATGCGGAACTGACCATCGTACCGATGGAATGCGGAAAAAGAGTTATTGACAACAAGAAAAAAGAATAA
- a CDS encoding Nif3-like dinuclear metal center hexameric protein produces the protein MELSEIVGILEEIAPPELAEEFDIGRIGLTLDLDNDVKRIAVALDPTEYVLERAAQIDADLLITHHTLIFHSVNLISKELAGLLKLALDNGISLYSMHTNYDRAEGGVNDVLARRLGLVDVKDVGMGRVGRIDECSADVFVNHVSKSLNTHLQYVGEKDSIKNVMVFGGSGFKDDFLEIARENDVDAYVSAELKHDVLRNYDDILLVDATHYATENPAMEELCERLKNMLNIDVEFIDNDPFIGVI, from the coding sequence ATGGAACTATCAGAAATAGTAGGAATACTGGAAGAGATCGCACCCCCTGAGCTTGCAGAGGAGTTCGATATTGGAAGGATCGGCCTGACCCTTGACCTGGACAATGATGTCAAAAGGATCGCAGTTGCTCTTGATCCTACGGAATATGTATTGGAACGTGCAGCCCAGATCGATGCAGATCTGCTTATCACTCACCACACACTGATATTCCATTCTGTTAACCTTATCTCAAAAGAGCTTGCAGGTCTCTTAAAACTAGCTCTTGATAATGGTATTTCCCTTTATTCCATGCACACGAACTACGACCGTGCCGAAGGTGGTGTCAATGATGTGCTGGCCCGTCGCCTTGGTCTTGTTGACGTGAAGGATGTTGGTATGGGCAGGGTCGGCAGGATCGATGAATGCTCTGCAGATGTTTTCGTGAATCACGTTTCAAAAAGCCTCAACACCCATCTGCAGTATGTGGGAGAGAAAGATTCCATAAAGAACGTGATGGTCTTTGGTGGAAGCGGATTCAAGGATGATTTCCTTGAAATAGCAAGGGAGAACGATGTGGATGCCTATGTTTCTGCCGAGCTTAAGCATGATGTGCTGCGCAATTACGATGACATCCTGCTTGTGGATGCAACCCACTATGCCACCGAGAACCCTGCAATGGAAGAGCTCTGTGAGCGTCTCAAGAACATGCTTAACATCGATGTGGAATTCATTGATAACGATCCGTTTATCGGAGTGATCTAA